TAATGTTACTGTACGTTATAATATTAGTGTAAACGATGGTGGCAGTAGCGGTGTTACAAAACGGTTATTTGCGTTATCACCAAGCAATAATAACGGGCTTAAAATATATAATAACATCTTCTACATTGGCCAGGGCATTTCAACACGGATCTTGGGTTCTTACGGAGGCTCTTCTTCTGGTTGGGCAATAAAATTCTATAACAACATATTCTTTTTGGATGGGGGATCGCTAACTGCATTTAGTGAAGCACCAATTAGTCAGTCGAGTGAATTTAAAAACAATTGCTTCTATCCGGCTGCGAGTTTTTCTTCCGCTACTAATTATTTTTCTCCACAGGTTAATGCAATTACATCAAATCCACTTTTTGCTGCAGGAAGCAACTTTGGGGCTACATTATTAAATGCAGCCAGTAATAATGTTGATTTTGCCGCTGCAATAGCCGCTTTCAAATTGCAGGCCGCTTCGCCATGTATCAATAATGGATTTTCATTTGCTAATAATGCAACCCTTGATTTTGCCAATACCAATATAACCGGCCAAACCCCAACCGTTGGAGCGATCTGGCCTGTTGGCGTTACCGCTCCTAGTTATTACGTTATTATTAACAGGAATACAGGGAAACTGATTAATCTTCAAAACAACACCGGTAAAGTAGAATGTACCCAAATTAGTGCTGATTCTACATCCGCGCAATGGTCTCAGGAACTGCATAATGGTTACACCCGTTTTAAAAACCGTAAAACAGGAAAATACATGGAAGAGGAGAACAAACTAGGATATGAAGAATACAATGTTCTGGTTGCCCCTGATCAATGGAGCTGCGATTTTTCTTTAGTTGCAAATGGTAGCTACACCCGGTTACAAAACCGCTATACAGGTAAACTTCTAAATACCCAGCAGAATTTAGGATATGTGGAGACTACAGCTTCATTGCCAACTGGTTATTGGAGTGCAGATTGGAGTATCGTTAAACGCCCATAATCTGCAAGTGGTTGTTTATATTTCTTAGAGCTAACCGTGCTTCAAGCAATTGAAGCATGGTTATGTTTTATCATTTAAGTATCTAACCACTTGCCTACATCGCGGTGTAATTGTTTGTGGAGTGCTGTTGAGGGGAATTACACAATTGGAAATGAGTAAGACGAGTACAGACAGGGAAAATAAGGAGCGTAATGTGAGAGCTAATTTTCCGAAACAGTAATGAGGGCTTTTACGATCTAAAAATTGTCTCTCTATAATGAATTCCCCATTTTGCCATTTCTGTAACTATTTTATTTAGGCTTTTTCCATATTCGGTAAGTTCATATTCAACTGTGATGGGCATAGTGTCCAAAACAGTTCGTTTAACAAGCTGATTTGCCTCTAAGTCTTTTAATTCTTTAGATAAAACTTTTGGCGCAATGTCTTCTATATGACGAACTAAATCCATGAACCGTATTTTGGGATTGTAAAATAAGGCAACTACGATAACTTTTTTCCATTTTCCACTTAATAGGTCTTGCGTATCCTTAACACCCTGGATCTGTAAACGGCAGTAATCTGAAATCTCTATTTTCTGTTTTTTCATATAACCAATTTACAAATTAATTACTAAACCGCCTACTGCTTACTTAATGGTAACCGCTTACCAAAAGGTAAAAATCATTATTAACATGATGTAATCCCTTATTTTTGTATAAATAAATTTAAATGCAGATCAAGTGAAAATAGCAATAATAGGATCAACAGGCTTTGTTGGTTTAGCCTTCACTGAGGAATTGGTCAATCGTAGTCAGAATATCATCGGTATTTCACGGGATATAGAAAATTCAGGCAAAAATAATCTGATTGATGCGCAGATGGCTATATAGTAAGCTTGGCTCATGTTCACTATTTTCTTAAAAAAAACATTTACTCTTTTTCAATATATTTCAAATGAATAACGTAAAAAAAATAGATCTAGACAATGTTATCATTGTTTTGGCAGATTTGCAGCCTGAAATCATTCTTGCTGCCAATAAAACAATCGCTGAGGAAAGTCTCCGGAAAGCGGTATCAGTATTAATTGAAGGAGCGGATATTCTTAATATTCCTGTTTTCCTGTCAGGTGTTGCACTTAAGGCAGGTGTTTCTCCAAGTCCTATCGAGGAATTGAGTAAGTATACAATGGTAGTCCGCTCAACTGCAGGCATTTTTGAAGATGACTCAAATCTAAAAGTTATAAAAAAGTACAAAAGATCTTCAATTGTACTAGGTGGCGTGGCAACAGAATTGGCGGTAATTCAGGCCGCTCTTGGTGCGCTAAGAAACAGCTACAATGTATTTTTATTAACAGATATTTGTGGTGGCTTGAGTGACAGGACTGAACAGGCAGCATTTCGTCAACTTGAAAAAGAAGGCGTAATACTTTCAAGCGTGCCCGCATTTTTAAGTAGCCTGATGCCTCAAATTAACGACGTGCAAACTAAATCACTCTTTGCCACGCTTGCTCGATTTTTAGGTTAAAGAGATCAATGCTTATTGGAATAGTAAAATTATTTGGCTTGATTCGAGAAAATGTTCCACTTTCTTAATCATCACTCCAGTAAAGAAAGGATATTGATGGCAATTACGAGGTTTAAACCAGAGTGATCAACGGTTTAATTGAATTTTTGAGAACTTCAGGATGCTTTGTAAAAAAGATATTAAATAAGTCGGCTATTGTATCTGAATAATCATTTTAAACTGTTATGTGGGTGAATTAAAAAAATATC
The nucleotide sequence above comes from Pedobacter riviphilus. Encoded proteins:
- a CDS encoding isochorismatase family protein; protein product: MNNVKKIDLDNVIIVLADLQPEIILAANKTIAEESLRKAVSVLIEGADILNIPVFLSGVALKAGVSPSPIEELSKYTMVVRSTAGIFEDDSNLKVIKKYKRSSIVLGGVATELAVIQAALGALRNSYNVFLLTDICGGLSDRTEQAAFRQLEKEGVILSSVPAFLSSLMPQINDVQTKSLFATLARFLG
- a CDS encoding winged helix-turn-helix transcriptional regulator, which codes for MKKQKIEISDYCRLQIQGVKDTQDLLSGKWKKVIVVALFYNPKIRFMDLVRHIEDIAPKVLSKELKDLEANQLVKRTVLDTMPITVEYELTEYGKSLNKIVTEMAKWGIHYRETIFRS